From Amycolatopsis sp. YIM 10, the proteins below share one genomic window:
- a CDS encoding anhydro-N-acetylmuramic acid kinase yields the protein MTARSGEPLTVVGLISGTSIDGIDVAAARLCAEDGEDGAVALTPIAEAEIPYPEELRERLLGALPPNPCSAEELTRLDTLVGQSFAEAAATGVDLAGGADLIASLGQTVFHWVENGRARGTLQLGQPAWIAERTGLPVVADLRARDVAAGGHGAPLASTLDQLWLRGLAEDSGKAAVGLNIGGIANITVVRADTGALAYDTGPGNALLDLAATEVAGQRSDFGGRLAAAGRVHSGLLDRLLTDPYYAAPPPKSTGKEHFHTDYLRTHIGDLTLSGEDLLATLTELTAATIAAECARHEAGTVVASGGGVENPALMRALAARLTAELRTSDELGLPRAAKEAYLTALLGWLTWHGQPANLPSATGAAGPRLLGSITPGAHPAALPPPLPAVITRLRIAPRGKTR from the coding sequence GTGACTGCTCGTTCTGGCGAGCCCCTCACCGTCGTGGGGCTCATCTCGGGCACGTCGATCGATGGCATCGACGTGGCCGCCGCCCGGTTGTGCGCCGAGGACGGCGAGGACGGCGCTGTGGCGCTGACCCCGATCGCCGAGGCGGAAATCCCGTACCCCGAAGAACTCCGCGAGCGACTGCTCGGCGCACTGCCGCCGAACCCGTGCAGCGCGGAGGAACTCACCCGGCTGGACACGCTGGTCGGCCAGTCGTTCGCCGAAGCGGCCGCGACCGGCGTCGACCTCGCGGGCGGCGCCGACCTGATCGCCTCGCTCGGGCAGACGGTGTTCCACTGGGTCGAGAACGGACGGGCGCGCGGCACGCTGCAACTCGGCCAGCCCGCGTGGATCGCCGAACGCACCGGCCTGCCCGTGGTGGCCGACCTGCGTGCCCGCGACGTCGCGGCGGGCGGGCACGGTGCGCCGCTGGCCAGCACGCTCGACCAGCTCTGGCTACGCGGCCTCGCCGAAGACAGCGGGAAGGCAGCGGTGGGGCTCAACATCGGTGGCATCGCCAACATCACCGTGGTGCGCGCGGACACCGGCGCGCTCGCCTACGACACCGGACCGGGCAACGCGCTGCTCGACCTGGCCGCCACCGAGGTGGCCGGGCAGCGCAGTGACTTCGGCGGGCGCCTCGCCGCCGCCGGGCGTGTCCACTCCGGACTGCTGGACCGGCTGCTGACTGATCCCTACTACGCCGCTCCCCCGCCGAAAAGCACCGGCAAGGAACATTTCCACACCGATTACCTGCGCACTCACATTGGTGATCTCACCCTTTCCGGAGAGGATCTGCTCGCCACCCTCACCGAACTGACCGCGGCCACCATCGCCGCCGAATGCGCCCGCCACGAAGCAGGCACGGTGGTGGCTTCCGGCGGTGGCGTGGAGAACCCGGCGCTGATGCGCGCACTCGCCGCGAGGCTCACCGCCGAACTCCGCACGAGCGACGAACTCGGCCTGCCAAGGGCGGCCAAAGAGGCTTACCTGACCGCGTTGCTCGGCTGGCTGACCTGGCACGGGCAACCCGCGAACCTGCCGAGCGCCACCGGCGCCGCGGGCCCGCGACTGCTCGGCAGCATCACGCCCGGTGCGCACCCGGCGGCACTTCCGCCCCCTTTGCCCGCGGTCATTACCCGTTTGCGTATAGCGCCGCGGGGTAAAACACGGTAG
- a CDS encoding DUF3239 domain-containing protein, translating into MPRVSESAWPAGDPRRFFDAPIDADQLRASSPNIHARAIAMVVGLVAGVVLIALGWWAIADGRWWSVVLGVLVVLAGLYAVVRGFRAEHAVKPFRGGQLVPGVVVEQADGKVEILVLGDISRDPVSPPRFAYRLISFRAREGTQFVPGQWVPCVMHGFVGPGRRDTWWNFEASPISWATADATVLQNADRMIPEAEWTQLLTGAEQLTELRRRMSKLLVIPDTELPEALRRPASRIGVPVEWQETGRARFVGSLSDRVHPAMP; encoded by the coding sequence ATGCCCCGGGTGAGTGAGTCAGCGTGGCCGGCGGGTGACCCGCGGCGGTTCTTCGACGCTCCGATCGATGCCGACCAGTTGCGCGCGAGCAGTCCCAACATCCACGCCAGGGCGATCGCGATGGTCGTGGGCCTGGTGGCCGGAGTGGTGCTGATCGCGCTGGGCTGGTGGGCCATCGCCGACGGGCGGTGGTGGTCGGTGGTGCTGGGCGTGCTCGTGGTGCTCGCCGGGCTGTACGCGGTGGTGCGCGGATTCCGCGCCGAGCACGCGGTCAAGCCCTTCCGCGGCGGGCAGTTGGTGCCCGGCGTGGTGGTGGAGCAGGCCGACGGCAAGGTCGAGATCCTGGTACTCGGCGACATCTCGCGCGACCCGGTCTCGCCGCCGCGCTTCGCGTACCGGCTGATTTCCTTCCGCGCCCGCGAGGGCACGCAGTTCGTGCCTGGTCAATGGGTTCCGTGCGTGATGCACGGGTTCGTCGGCCCCGGCCGCCGCGACACCTGGTGGAACTTCGAGGCCTCACCGATCTCCTGGGCGACCGCCGACGCGACGGTGCTGCAGAACGCCGACCGGATGATTCCCGAGGCCGAGTGGACCCAGCTGCTCACCGGCGCCGAACAACTCACCGAACTGCGCCGCCGGATGAGCAAGCTGCTGGTCATCCCGGACACCGAGCTGCCAGAAGCCCTGCGCCGCCCGGCCAGCCGGATCGGGGTGCCGGTCGAATGGCAGGAGACCGGCCGCGCCCGGTTCGTCGGCTCGCTCTCGGACCGCGTCCACCCCGCGATGCCCTGA
- a CDS encoding sodium:solute symporter, translated as MRAVDLAIIAIFLVGMPVLGIVIGGRQKSGNDYFVGEGKISWWVACLSVVSAETSTLTVLSVPTVAYIATPGAGGMTYLSLAIGYILGRIVVSFVLLPRYVAGNLVTAYAFLGKRFGSGLQGTASVTFLLTRTAADGIRLFATAIPVKVVLGAYGLNVSYWAIVIALGIAMVIYSFFGGVRAVVWVDAIQMLWYVLGGIVVIWVLAANLPDGWFSKAVDANKFQLLDFSSNPLTGQYAIITAVIGGAVLSMASHGSDQLIVQRLQATNDLRAAQKALIASGVVVFLQFALFLFIGVMLWAFYNGLDPVKQLGLNTNDELFANYIVTELPSGLSGFVIAGILAAALSSSLGALASSTVTDVYERVIGRQLSDEERLRQGRLWTIIWAGILIVFAGFFASFTSTSDPIVVQALGITGYTYGALLGAFLLGLLFKKARQPDAIAAFVVTVLVMAFVILGVKFDKASGALLGVDFSKAGGNNVALAFPWYTLAGVIITLVVGGLLSLRHSTPDPKATEATSAPVDEAA; from the coding sequence ATGCGCGCAGTCGACCTCGCGATAATCGCGATCTTTCTGGTGGGGATGCCGGTACTCGGCATCGTGATCGGCGGCCGGCAGAAGTCCGGTAACGACTATTTCGTCGGCGAGGGCAAGATCTCGTGGTGGGTGGCCTGTCTCTCGGTGGTGTCGGCGGAAACGTCGACGCTGACCGTGTTGTCGGTGCCCACGGTCGCCTACATAGCAACGCCCGGCGCGGGCGGAATGACCTATCTGTCACTCGCGATCGGGTACATCCTCGGTCGCATCGTGGTTTCTTTCGTGCTGCTGCCCAGGTATGTGGCGGGCAACCTGGTGACCGCGTACGCCTTCCTCGGCAAGCGGTTCGGCAGCGGGCTGCAGGGCACCGCGTCGGTGACCTTCCTGCTCACCCGCACCGCGGCCGACGGCATCCGGCTGTTCGCCACCGCGATCCCGGTCAAGGTGGTGCTCGGCGCGTACGGCCTGAACGTGTCGTACTGGGCGATCGTGATCGCGCTCGGCATCGCGATGGTGATCTACAGCTTCTTCGGCGGAGTGCGCGCCGTGGTGTGGGTCGACGCCATCCAGATGCTCTGGTACGTGCTCGGCGGCATCGTGGTGATCTGGGTGCTGGCGGCCAACCTGCCCGACGGCTGGTTCTCGAAGGCCGTCGACGCGAACAAGTTCCAGCTGCTCGATTTCTCGTCCAATCCGCTGACCGGGCAGTACGCCATCATCACCGCGGTGATCGGTGGTGCGGTGCTGTCGATGGCCTCGCACGGTTCGGACCAGCTGATCGTGCAGCGCCTCCAGGCCACGAACGATCTGCGCGCGGCGCAGAAGGCGCTGATCGCCTCGGGTGTGGTGGTGTTCCTGCAGTTCGCGCTGTTCCTGTTCATCGGCGTGATGCTGTGGGCGTTCTACAACGGACTCGACCCGGTCAAGCAGCTCGGGTTGAACACGAACGACGAACTGTTCGCGAACTACATCGTGACCGAGCTGCCCAGCGGCTTGTCGGGCTTCGTGATCGCCGGGATCCTCGCCGCCGCACTGAGTTCCTCGCTCGGCGCGCTGGCTTCCTCGACGGTCACCGACGTGTACGAACGGGTCATCGGCAGGCAACTGTCCGATGAGGAACGGCTCAGGCAGGGTCGCCTCTGGACGATCATCTGGGCCGGGATCCTGATCGTGTTCGCCGGGTTCTTCGCCTCGTTCACCTCGACCAGCGACCCGATCGTGGTGCAGGCACTGGGCATCACCGGGTACACCTACGGCGCGCTGCTCGGCGCGTTCCTGCTCGGCCTGCTGTTCAAGAAGGCGCGGCAGCCGGACGCGATCGCCGCCTTCGTGGTCACCGTGCTGGTGATGGCGTTCGTGATCCTCGGGGTGAAGTTCGACAAGGCGAGCGGTGCGCTGCTCGGCGTGGACTTCAGCAAGGCGGGCGGGAACAACGTGGCACTGGCGTTCCCGTGGTACACCCTCGCCGGGGTGATCATCACCCTGGTCGTCGGCGGTCTGCTGTCACTGCGGCATTCCACACCGGACCCGAAGGCCACGGAGGCCACTTCGGCTCCTGTGGACGAGGCCGCCTAG
- a CDS encoding IclR family transcriptional regulator, with translation MAETQRRPGSVQSLQRAFELLERLADAGGEASLSELATSSGLPMPTIHRLIRTLLDLGYVRQHTNRRYALGARLIRLGEHAGVQFGTATRPLLAELVEETGETANLAILERDEVVYVAQVPSKHSMRMFTEVGRRLLPHGTGVGKAMLARLPADDVRALLARTGTPAYTTHTLTDPDTLLDHLREVAGQGYALDESEQEIGVRCVAVALTGTPTPAAVSVSGPEGRLTKEAVSRIAPAVQRVAKELSARIMAS, from the coding sequence ATGGCGGAAACTCAACGCAGGCCCGGCAGTGTGCAGTCGCTGCAGCGGGCCTTTGAGCTGCTGGAACGCCTGGCCGACGCCGGGGGTGAGGCAAGTCTCTCCGAGCTGGCCACCTCGTCCGGCCTCCCGATGCCCACGATCCACCGGCTCATCCGTACCCTGCTCGACCTCGGATATGTCCGGCAGCACACCAATCGCCGGTACGCACTGGGTGCCCGGCTCATCCGGTTGGGTGAACACGCGGGGGTGCAGTTCGGCACCGCGACCCGGCCGCTGCTCGCGGAACTGGTCGAGGAGACCGGTGAGACGGCGAACCTGGCGATCCTCGAACGCGACGAGGTGGTCTACGTCGCCCAGGTCCCGTCGAAGCACTCGATGCGCATGTTCACCGAGGTGGGCAGGCGGTTGCTGCCGCACGGCACCGGGGTCGGCAAGGCCATGCTCGCGCGACTGCCCGCCGACGACGTCCGCGCGCTGCTCGCGCGCACCGGCACGCCCGCGTACACCACGCACACCCTGACCGACCCGGACACGCTGCTCGACCACCTGCGTGAGGTGGCCGGGCAGGGCTACGCGCTGGACGAGAGCGAGCAGGAGATCGGCGTGCGGTGCGTGGCGGTCGCGCTGACCGGCACGCCGACCCCCGCCGCGGTGTCGGTGTCCGGCCCGGAGGGGCGGCTCACCAAGGAGGCTGTCTCGCGAATCGCGCCCGCGGTTCAGCGGGTGGCGAAGGAACTTTCGGCGCGGATCATGGCGTCGTGA
- a CDS encoding VOC family protein, which produces MVSQLQNVAIDAVNAYELARFWSEVTGFPLHPEDKPGAEETQVMLPEGPLLHFNQVPEAKPAQKNRLHLCLRPETSREEETERLLALGATLVADRREPDGAGWVVLADPEGNEFCVLRSAAERAAQAD; this is translated from the coding sequence ATGGTTTCGCAGCTGCAGAATGTCGCGATCGATGCGGTCAACGCCTACGAACTGGCCCGCTTCTGGAGTGAGGTGACCGGCTTCCCCCTGCATCCGGAGGACAAACCGGGTGCGGAGGAGACGCAGGTGATGCTGCCCGAGGGGCCGCTCCTGCACTTCAACCAGGTCCCCGAGGCGAAACCGGCGCAGAAGAACCGGCTGCACCTCTGCCTGCGCCCGGAGACCTCGCGCGAAGAGGAAACCGAGCGCCTGCTGGCCCTCGGCGCCACCCTGGTCGCCGACCGCCGCGAACCGGACGGGGCGGGCTGGGTCGTACTCGCCGACCCGGAGGGCAACGAGTTCTGCGTGCTCCGCAGCGCCGCCGAACGAGCAGCCCAAGCCGATTAA
- a CDS encoding alpha/beta hydrolase, with the protein MVSWADVLRWDPAPAQNAVGTINGEYLKLVAASDELRTVSSVDGWSGPAADAALGRVTELVDGAEELAAELGATRRAFGDIGDAITGVVNGREELLGLAKKRNFAIAPDGSVVDLGPPEGTAPEQAEAVAADRRQLAVELADRVAQVVRQAEDIDADGCAVLDRVLAGTTIDATGNDNAQTGLAAFGDAGFTVGGLSILSPPPDGATVTQNAAWWAALSPSQQRRLIHDLPELVGNRDGVEGWARSEANLAMVGKQRTSLQNARTDLERQLAELTNGPGHQNSRNVLRTEITKINDKLAGLDSVDRMMLDPRTGQPRPDRQLLSLDMGGDRPKAAVASGDIDKAQHVGIFTPGMNSNVQDNLPGYVNDMNEVRAYANTLAGDLPEGNSVAMVTWLGYEPPTTRLEDLDGLVTGAPAEEGGSKLARFGEGINAARPDDPHLTALGHSYGSTTTGIALGQSHGVDDAVFFGSPGISPGHNPVFHPSELNVPEGHTYNLSAEGDAVADAVPHSGRYGPHVSEMPGVNQLSTSPVGPMIGSQGHSEYAVGDGRLATSEHNLAAIVSGHPEVAVSR; encoded by the coding sequence ATGGTCAGCTGGGCAGACGTCCTGCGCTGGGACCCGGCGCCGGCGCAGAACGCCGTCGGCACCATCAACGGCGAATACCTCAAGCTCGTCGCGGCGTCCGACGAACTGCGCACCGTCTCCAGCGTCGACGGGTGGTCCGGTCCGGCAGCCGACGCGGCACTGGGCCGCGTCACCGAACTGGTCGACGGCGCCGAAGAACTGGCGGCCGAACTCGGCGCCACGCGCCGCGCGTTCGGTGACATCGGTGACGCGATTACGGGCGTAGTCAACGGCCGGGAAGAACTACTGGGACTTGCGAAGAAACGGAACTTCGCCATCGCCCCGGACGGCTCGGTCGTCGACCTCGGCCCGCCCGAGGGCACAGCGCCGGAACAGGCCGAAGCCGTCGCCGCCGACCGGCGGCAGCTGGCCGTCGAACTCGCCGACCGGGTCGCCCAGGTCGTCCGGCAGGCGGAGGACATCGACGCCGACGGCTGCGCCGTCCTGGATCGGGTGCTGGCCGGGACCACCATCGACGCGACCGGCAACGACAACGCGCAAACCGGCCTGGCCGCTTTCGGCGATGCTGGTTTCACCGTCGGCGGGTTGTCCATCCTTTCCCCGCCACCGGACGGTGCGACCGTGACGCAGAACGCGGCCTGGTGGGCAGCGTTGTCCCCCAGCCAGCAACGCCGCCTGATCCACGATCTGCCCGAACTCGTCGGCAATCGTGACGGCGTCGAGGGGTGGGCTCGCAGCGAAGCCAACCTGGCCATGGTCGGCAAGCAGCGGACCAGTCTGCAGAACGCCCGCACCGATCTGGAGCGGCAACTGGCCGAACTCACCAACGGACCGGGTCACCAGAACTCGCGCAACGTCCTGCGGACGGAGATCACCAAGATCAACGACAAGCTCGCGGGCCTGGACTCGGTCGACCGCATGATGCTCGATCCGCGAACCGGGCAGCCCCGGCCCGACCGGCAGTTGCTCTCACTCGACATGGGTGGTGATCGGCCCAAGGCCGCCGTCGCCAGCGGTGACATCGACAAGGCCCAGCACGTCGGCATCTTCACCCCGGGAATGAACTCCAACGTCCAGGACAACCTGCCCGGGTACGTCAACGACATGAACGAAGTCCGCGCCTATGCCAACACCCTGGCCGGCGACCTCCCGGAGGGAAACTCCGTGGCGATGGTGACCTGGCTGGGTTACGAGCCGCCGACCACCCGCTTGGAAGATCTGGACGGACTGGTCACCGGCGCGCCCGCCGAGGAAGGTGGGAGCAAGCTCGCCAGGTTCGGAGAAGGCATCAACGCCGCCCGTCCCGACGATCCCCACCTCACCGCGCTCGGGCACTCGTACGGCTCCACCACCACCGGCATCGCGCTGGGGCAGAGCCATGGCGTCGACGACGCCGTGTTCTTCGGCTCGCCCGGCATCTCGCCGGGCCACAACCCCGTTTTCCACCCATCGGAGCTGAATGTTCCCGAAGGCCACACGTACAACCTGTCGGCCGAAGGTGATGCCGTAGCCGATGCCGTGCCGCACAGCGGCAGGTACGGGCCGCACGTCAGCGAGATGCCCGGGGTGAACCAGCTTTCCACCAGTCCGGTGGGTCCCATGATCGGCTCGCAGGGACACAGCGAGTACGCCGTCGGCGACGGGCGATTGGCCACCAGCGAACACAACCTGGCCGCCATCGTGTCCGGCCATCCCGAGGTGGCAGTTTCCCGGTGA
- a CDS encoding GNAT family N-acetyltransferase, which translates to MNIELRRLTGDDAPRVREILATPEVSTWWGDPDEETAELISPEDPDTTTYAIEFEGAVVGVIQSSEEPTPGYRHAGIDLAVHPDWHGRGIGTAAIHRLATHLIEERGHHRLTIDPAAENERAIAVYRRLGFRPVGVLRQYERRQDGTWRDGLLMDLLAPELTTP; encoded by the coding sequence ATGAACATCGAACTACGCCGCCTCACCGGCGACGACGCCCCGCGCGTCCGCGAGATCCTGGCCACGCCCGAGGTCTCCACCTGGTGGGGCGATCCGGACGAGGAAACCGCCGAGCTGATCTCGCCGGAGGATCCGGACACCACCACGTACGCCATCGAGTTCGAGGGCGCCGTGGTCGGCGTCATCCAGAGTTCGGAGGAACCGACGCCCGGTTACCGGCACGCGGGCATCGATCTCGCGGTGCACCCGGACTGGCACGGCCGCGGCATCGGCACGGCCGCGATCCACCGGCTGGCCACGCACCTCATCGAAGAACGCGGCCATCACCGGCTGACCATCGACCCGGCCGCCGAGAACGAGCGGGCGATCGCGGTCTACCGCAGGCTGGGCTTCCGGCCGGTCGGCGTGCTGCGCCAGTACGAGCGGCGCCAGGACGGCACCTGGCGCGACGGCCTGCTGATGGACCTGCTCGCGCCCGAACTCACGACGCCATGA
- the aceB gene encoding malate synthase A: MSEVRVLGDSVEGGEEILTPEALEFLAGLHAAFAARRDELLQARRVRREEAARTGKLDFLPETAHVRESDWKVAVAPPALRDRRVEITGPTDRKMTINALNSGAKVWLADLEDANTPHWRNVVGGQVNLRDAIRGDISLSTPEGKSYQLRDDVEHATIVVRPRGWHLDERNLEFDGRAGVGALVDFGLHFFHNVRALLADDKGPYYYLPKMESHLEARLWNDVFTHAQKELGIEHGTIRATVLIETIPAAFEMEEILYELREHASGLNAGRWDYLFSVIKYFRDAGEKFVLPDRNSVTMTAPFMRAYTELLVRTCHKRGAFAIGGMAAFIPSKDPEVAENASKKVHADKAREANDGFDGSWVAHPGMVGLCKEEFDKVLGDKPNQLDRTRDEVSVTAEQLLDVASTECGATAAGLRGAVDVGVRYIASWLGGNGAAAIHNLMEDAATAEISRSQLWQWVRNGTQLDNGQVVTRELVREVLGEVRQELTAVIPDDLLKEAVELFEEVALAEEFVDFLTLPAYERIK; the protein is encoded by the coding sequence ATGTCTGAAGTTCGTGTTCTCGGAGATTCCGTCGAAGGCGGCGAGGAGATCCTGACGCCCGAAGCGCTGGAATTCCTCGCCGGTCTGCACGCTGCCTTCGCCGCTCGCCGGGACGAGCTGCTCCAGGCCCGCCGCGTCCGCCGCGAGGAGGCCGCGCGCACCGGCAAGCTCGACTTCCTGCCGGAGACCGCGCACGTGCGCGAGTCCGACTGGAAGGTGGCCGTCGCGCCGCCCGCGCTGCGCGACCGCCGGGTGGAGATCACCGGGCCGACCGATCGCAAGATGACCATCAACGCGCTCAACTCCGGGGCCAAGGTCTGGCTGGCCGACCTCGAGGACGCCAACACCCCGCACTGGCGCAACGTGGTCGGCGGGCAGGTCAACCTGCGTGACGCGATCCGCGGCGACATCTCGCTGAGCACGCCGGAGGGCAAGAGCTACCAGCTGCGCGACGACGTCGAGCACGCCACCATCGTGGTCCGCCCGCGTGGCTGGCACCTCGACGAGCGCAACCTGGAGTTCGACGGCCGCGCCGGGGTGGGCGCGCTTGTCGACTTCGGCCTGCACTTCTTCCACAACGTCCGCGCCCTGCTGGCCGACGACAAGGGCCCGTACTACTACCTGCCGAAGATGGAGAGCCATCTCGAGGCGCGCCTGTGGAACGACGTGTTCACGCACGCGCAGAAGGAACTCGGCATCGAGCACGGCACCATCCGCGCCACCGTGCTGATCGAGACCATCCCGGCCGCGTTCGAGATGGAGGAGATCCTCTACGAACTGCGCGAGCACGCCTCCGGGCTGAACGCGGGCCGCTGGGACTACCTGTTCAGCGTGATCAAGTACTTCCGCGACGCCGGCGAGAAGTTCGTGCTGCCGGACCGCAACAGCGTCACCATGACCGCGCCGTTCATGCGGGCCTACACCGAGCTGCTGGTGCGCACCTGCCACAAGCGTGGGGCGTTCGCGATCGGCGGCATGGCCGCGTTCATCCCGAGCAAGGACCCCGAGGTCGCCGAGAACGCGTCGAAGAAGGTCCACGCCGACAAGGCGCGCGAGGCGAACGACGGGTTCGACGGTTCGTGGGTGGCGCACCCGGGCATGGTCGGGCTGTGCAAGGAGGAGTTCGACAAGGTGCTCGGCGACAAGCCGAACCAGCTCGACCGCACCCGTGACGAGGTGAGCGTGACCGCGGAGCAGCTGCTCGACGTGGCCTCCACCGAGTGCGGCGCGACCGCGGCCGGGCTGCGTGGCGCGGTCGACGTCGGCGTCCGCTACATCGCCTCCTGGCTGGGCGGGAACGGTGCCGCCGCGATCCACAACCTGATGGAGGACGCGGCCACCGCGGAGATCTCGCGGTCGCAGCTGTGGCAGTGGGTGCGCAACGGCACCCAGCTGGACAACGGCCAGGTCGTGACCCGCGAGCTGGTGCGCGAGGTGCTCGGCGAGGTGCGGCAGGAGCTGACCGCGGTGATCCCGGACGACCTGCTCAAGGAAGCGGTCGAGCTGTTCGAAGAGGTCGCGCTGGCCGAGGAGTTCGTCGACTTCCTGACCCTGCCCGCCTACGAGCGGATCAAGTAG
- the ftsY gene encoding signal recognition particle-docking protein FtsY: MGPDVAGCEDGRVSSNLWFWIIVVVVVVLAVALVAGLVIARKRKISLTEADKAAQVDKGKPKGGGYQAGGGIALAPGGEKTEEEPPHPAGERTEVDGQPGVGDDASVPRDAPRRGIVDVGLPDETEAEAEGDTDTKPGTEAKAAPEAEPRTKPGTEAGAKPEAKAQAKTETKPETEAKAQVKPEAKVEPEPAPEPVEEIAPATGRIERLRGRLSKSRSAFGQGLLGLLGAGDLDEDSWQDVEDTLLVADLGAATTTEIVEKLRSELSVRAVRTSEDARAVLREVLIEALATKGDRAVRALPHGTGENKKPAVVLVAGVNGTGKTTTTGKLARVLVAQGRDVLLGAADTFRAAAADQLQTWADRVGAEVVRGKEGADPAAVAFDAVKRGTDAGVDTVLIDTAGRLHTKTGLMDELGKVKRVVEKQAKVDEVLLVLDATTGQNGLMQARVFAEVVDVTGIVLTKLDGTAKGGIVFQVQRELGVPVKLVGLGEGADDLAPFEAGAFVDALLG, translated from the coding sequence ATGGGGCCCGACGTCGCTGGATGCGAGGATGGCCGCGTGTCGAGCAACCTCTGGTTCTGGATCATCGTCGTAGTCGTCGTGGTGCTGGCGGTCGCGCTGGTCGCCGGGCTGGTCATCGCGCGCAAGCGCAAGATCAGCCTGACCGAGGCCGACAAGGCTGCGCAGGTCGACAAGGGCAAGCCGAAGGGCGGCGGGTACCAGGCGGGCGGCGGCATCGCGCTGGCACCCGGCGGCGAGAAGACCGAAGAGGAACCGCCGCACCCGGCGGGGGAGCGCACCGAGGTCGACGGGCAGCCGGGCGTCGGTGACGACGCCTCGGTGCCGCGGGACGCGCCGCGCCGCGGGATCGTCGACGTCGGCCTGCCCGACGAAACCGAAGCCGAAGCAGAGGGCGACACCGACACCAAGCCCGGGACCGAGGCCAAGGCCGCGCCCGAGGCCGAGCCGCGGACCAAGCCGGGGACCGAGGCAGGGGCGAAGCCCGAGGCCAAGGCGCAGGCCAAGACTGAAACCAAGCCCGAGACCGAAGCCAAGGCGCAGGTCAAGCCTGAGGCGAAGGTCGAGCCGGAACCCGCGCCTGAGCCGGTTGAGGAGATCGCGCCTGCCACCGGGCGGATCGAGCGGCTGCGTGGCCGGTTGTCCAAGTCGCGCTCGGCCTTCGGGCAGGGGTTGCTCGGCCTGCTCGGCGCCGGTGACCTGGACGAGGACTCCTGGCAGGACGTCGAGGACACGCTGCTGGTCGCCGACCTCGGCGCGGCGACCACCACCGAGATCGTCGAGAAGCTGCGTTCGGAGCTGTCCGTGCGCGCGGTCCGCACCTCCGAGGACGCCCGGGCCGTGCTCCGCGAGGTGCTGATCGAGGCGCTGGCGACCAAGGGTGATCGTGCGGTGCGCGCGCTGCCGCACGGCACGGGCGAAAACAAGAAGCCCGCGGTGGTCCTGGTCGCCGGGGTGAACGGCACCGGGAAGACCACCACCACCGGCAAGCTCGCACGGGTGCTGGTGGCGCAGGGCCGCGACGTGCTGCTCGGTGCGGCGGACACCTTCCGCGCCGCCGCCGCCGACCAGCTGCAGACCTGGGCCGACCGCGTCGGCGCCGAGGTGGTCCGCGGCAAGGAGGGCGCCGACCCGGCCGCGGTCGCCTTCGACGCGGTCAAGCGCGGTACCGACGCCGGGGTGGACACCGTGCTGATCGACACGGCCGGCCGCCTGCACACCAAAACCGGCCTGATGGACGAGCTGGGCAAGGTCAAGCGGGTGGTGGAGAAGCAGGCCAAGGTGGACGAGGTGCTGCTCGTGCTCGACGCCACCACCGGGCAGAACGGGCTGATGCAGGCCCGCGTGTTCGCCGAGGTGGTGGACGTGACCGGCATCGTGCTGACCAAGCTGGACGGCACCGCCAAGGGCGGCATCGTCTTCCAGGTGCAGCGCGAGCTTGGGGTGCCGGTCAAGCTGGTCGGCCTCGGTGAGGGCGCGGACGATCTGGCCCCGTTCGAGGCCGGTGCCTTCGTGGACGCCCTGCTCGGCTGA
- a CDS encoding LppA family lipoprotein yields the protein MKRKKLGVLLSALICVFALCSCEGDNPSDDSSRGDMTLEQQWAELMRRPSLDEAVTRYVKMEREITDALSTEFGLPPWEGGGTNSDNPGCAEFAEVDAWDAMAQILAGSLTPAVIPSEQWPRAVDTIKRVAAAYGFTSPGLAVDRGAFHIVNLHDGYAAKLSVTTGTEKANTIISVVTGCHLLPEAKQRGVPRAP from the coding sequence GTGAAGCGAAAGAAGCTCGGCGTGCTCTTGAGCGCACTGATCTGCGTCTTCGCCCTCTGCTCGTGCGAAGGCGACAACCCCAGCGACGACAGTTCGCGAGGAGACATGACCCTCGAACAACAGTGGGCGGAATTGATGCGGCGACCGAGCCTCGACGAAGCCGTGACGCGGTACGTAAAGATGGAACGTGAAATCACCGACGCCCTCAGCACGGAATTCGGACTTCCACCATGGGAAGGCGGCGGGACGAACAGCGATAATCCGGGCTGCGCCGAATTCGCCGAGGTGGACGCCTGGGACGCGATGGCCCAGATCCTCGCGGGCAGCCTGACGCCGGCGGTGATCCCGTCGGAACAGTGGCCGCGGGCGGTGGACACCATCAAGCGGGTTGCCGCGGCCTACGGCTTCACCTCACCAGGGCTCGCCGTCGACAGAGGTGCCTTCCACATCGTGAACCTCCACGACGGCTACGCGGCGAAGCTTTCCGTGACCACCGGCACCGAAAAGGCGAACACGATCATCAGTGTGGTCACGGGCTGCCATCTGCTTCCCGAGGCCAAGCAGCGCGGTGTCCCGCGCGCTCCTTAA